The Cryptosporangium phraense genomic sequence GGCCTCGGCGACCCGCTGCTGATGAACCTGGGCGCGGCCACCACGGTCGTCGAGCTGCTCTCGCCGCTGGCCGCGGACGGCAGCCGCGCGGTCCGGGCCGACCTGGCGATCGCCTACTTCCTGCTCGGCCAGTACACGGTCGCGACCGCGCAGGACACCTCGCTGCTCGCCGACGCGCTGCTCGCGCGCAACGCCGAGGCGGTGGTCCGGAGCCTGGCCCGGCTCGCCGTCGATCTGGCGGCCGGCGGCTCCGAGATCGCCGCGGCCCGCATCCTCGAGCTCTACGCCGAGGTCCGCGACGCGGCCGGCGGCGGGAGCGCCAAGGCCGATCCGTGGTTGCTCGGCGAGCGCGGGATCGCCGCGATCCGCTGCGGCCGCACCGAGGACGGTCTCGCGCTGCTCGACGAGGCCGACGAGGTCGCTGCTGCGCAGCGTTACTACCTCGAGCCCGGCTCGGTCGCCTACTGGCGGTGCGTGGCCGCGTTCACGACCGGTTCGCTCACCGACGACCAGCTGGACGCCACCGAGGCGCTGTCCGCCGAGTGGCGGCACCGCCGCCGGATGGCCGAGCTGCGGGCCGAGTGGCTGCTCCGGTCCGGTCGTCATGCGGACGCTCTGGAGGCCGACGCCGCCGTCGAGCGCTTCGACCGGGACGCCGGACGGGAGACGGCCCCGGCGACGAGCGCGTATCTGCTGGCTCGGCTAGGGCGTCGCGAGGAGGCCGAGGAAGCGGTGTCCGACGCGCTCGAGCGGCTCGCCGGGTTGCACGCGGCCGCGCGTCCGCACTGCCGGGTCGGGCGGGCGCTGCTCGCGCTCGACCGTCGCACCGAGGCCGCCGACCAGGCCTGGCTCGCGTACCGGCAGGCCTGGCGCGACGGGCCGCCGATGGCCGACGACCTGGCCCTGCGTGACGCCCGCGAGCTGCTGGCCGAGCTCGGCGAACCGGAGCCGGAGCTGACGCCGACCGACCCGGCCTCGGTGCGGGTGCCGCTGGAGAAAGAGGTCCAGGCGTTCGTGCGGCGCCTCGAGGAGCGCTAGGACACTTCGTCGACCAGGCCCCAGCTCAGCGCGGTCGCCGCGTCCAGCCGCTGCCCCGACAGGCCCAGCCAGGCCGTGCGCTGGCGTCCGATCCGGCGGGGCAGGCTGACCGTCCCGCCGGCGCCGGGCACCAGGCCGAGGCCGACTTCGGGTAGCCCGATCGACGTGTCCGGGGCGGCGACGACCCGTCCGGCGAATGCCGGAAGCTCGATGCCCGCCCCGAGGCAGGCGCCGTGCAGGTGGGCGGTGGCGCGCGCCGAGGCGGTGTGCAGGAGCCGGGCCGGGCTGCGGGTCAGGCGGGTCAGGTGGGCTCGGGCCGGGTCGGGGCGGCTCCCGAATTCGTCCAGGTCGCCGCCCGCGCAGAAGTCGGGGCCGTCGCCGCGTAGCTCGATCGTGAGGTCCCGGTCGGCCACGGCCAGCGCGAAGGCTTCGGCCAGCGCGTCGCGCATCGGCGCGTCGAGCGCGTTTCGCCGCTGCGGCCTGGCCAGCGTGACGTGCAGAATGTCCCCGTCCCGCTCGATCCGAACCCGCTCAGGGCCGCGCTCCGGCGGCTGGGCCGGGCGGGATGCTCGCCAGCTCGCGAACTCGGCGCCGGACTGGAGCGTGGAGTACGTGGCCGACTCGGCGACCAGCCCGGCCGGCACGTCCGGCCCCTCCGAGCCGCGCAGCAGCAGCGCGAGCGACGTCGCCGCGACCGGGTTCCGCTCGGCGACCGCGGTCAACGCCGAAAGCCTCCCGGCCACGTCGCCGGTCACGTACGGGCGCGCGGCCGACCCGTCGTCAGTGAGCAGAACGTCGCCCAGCAGGAGCGGGACGTGACCCGCGCCGTCGAAGACGGCCGGGTCGGGCACGAGCAGCACCACGACCGTGGGCAGAGCCCGCAGGTCGACCGCGGACCGGCTCGGATCGACGATCGCGGCGAGCCCGGCCGCGGACGCGCCGTCCGGGACCTCGACGGCCAGCACCGGAACACCGAGCGCGGCCGAGAACGTCTCCGCGGCCTTGGGATCGCCGAGCGCGTCGAGCAGGTCGCGGACCCCCAGTGTCACGGCCGATCCGGTCACGACGACCGCCGCCGGGCCCGGGGCGCGGCCGACCGGGGCGGATCCGTGCGCATGTGGTCGCGCACCCGGGTGAGCGCGTCGCCGAGCGCGCTGACCTCGGCCCGGCTCAACGGATCGATCAGCAGCCGCCGGACGACCGCGACGTGGCCGCTCAGCACGGTCTCGATCCGCTCCCGCCCCTCCGCGGTCAGGCTCACGGTCGTGCTGCGCTCGTCCTCCGGCGACGGCGCGCGCACGACCAGCCCGGCGTTCTCGAGCAGCCCCGCCTGGTAGGTCAGCCCGCTCCGGCTGACCACCAGGCTGTCGGCCAGGTCGGTCATCCGCAGCTGACCGCCGGGCGTCTCCCGCAGCGCCATCAAGACCTTGAACTGGACGTTGGTGAGCCCGCCGTCCGTGCGGAGCTGCTGGTCGACCGCGTGTTGGAGCAGGCTGCTGACTTCCATCAGCGCGAAGAACGCCCCGAGCTCGGTGGGGTCGAGGCGTTCGGGGCTCGTCATACCCGCAAATTCTACTTGCTTCAAATTCGAAGCGTGCTACGGTCGAGCCGTGCTTCGAAATCGAAGCATCTCACACCAGGAGGATCTCATGAAGGCAGTGCGTTACTCGACCTACGGCGACCCGTCGGTGCTGACCTACGAGGACGCTCCGCGTCCCGCGCCCGGGGAGGGCCAGGTGCTCGTGCGCACCGCGGCGACCACGTTCAACCCGGTCGACGCGGCGATCCGGGCCGGTTACCTGCGGGAGTCGTTCCCGCTGACGCTGCCGCAGATCCCGGGCATCGAGGTGGCCGGCACGATCGTCGAGATCGGACCCGGCGTCGACCGGTTCGCGGCCGGCGACGCGGTGATCGGGGCCTTACCGATGAACGCCGACGGAGCGTCGGCCGAGTTCGTGGTCGCGGCCGCCGAACTGCTCGCGAAGGCCCCGTCGAGCGTGGCCCTGGCCGACGCGGCCGCGCTGCCGGTCGGGGCACTGACCGCGCAGCAGGCGCTGTTCGAGCACGCGGACCTGCGGGCCGGGCAGCGGGTGCTGATCAACGGCGCCGGGGGATCGGTCGGTGGCTTCGCCGTGCAGCTCGCGGGCGCCGCCGGGGCGCACGTGATCGCGACC encodes the following:
- a CDS encoding enoyl-CoA hydratase/isomerase family protein; the protein is MTLGVRDLLDALGDPKAAETFSAALGVPVLAVEVPDGASAAGLAAIVDPSRSAVDLRALPTVVVLLVPDPAVFDGAGHVPLLLGDVLLTDDGSAARPYVTGDVAGRLSALTAVAERNPVAATSLALLLRGSEGPDVPAGLVAESATYSTLQSGAEFASWRASRPAQPPERGPERVRIERDGDILHVTLARPQRRNALDAPMRDALAEAFALAVADRDLTIELRGDGPDFCAGGDLDEFGSRPDPARAHLTRLTRSPARLLHTASARATAHLHGACLGAGIELPAFAGRVVAAPDTSIGLPEVGLGLVPGAGGTVSLPRRIGRQRTAWLGLSGQRLDAATALSWGLVDEVS
- a CDS encoding MarR family winged helix-turn-helix transcriptional regulator produces the protein MTSPERLDPTELGAFFALMEVSSLLQHAVDQQLRTDGGLTNVQFKVLMALRETPGGQLRMTDLADSLVVSRSGLTYQAGLLENAGLVVRAPSPEDERSTTVSLTAEGRERIETVLSGHVAVVRRLLIDPLSRAEVSALGDALTRVRDHMRTDPPRSAAPRARRRSS
- a CDS encoding NADP-dependent oxidoreductase; translated protein: MKAVRYSTYGDPSVLTYEDAPRPAPGEGQVLVRTAATTFNPVDAAIRAGYLRESFPLTLPQIPGIEVAGTIVEIGPGVDRFAAGDAVIGALPMNADGASAEFVVAAAELLAKAPSSVALADAAALPVGALTAQQALFEHADLRAGQRVLINGAGGSVGGFAVQLAGAAGAHVIATASPRSADRVRRYGADEVIDYTTTPVTDVAPVDVVLNLVAAPADALAGLVAPGGVFVSATTPAPESVRSVQMYLRADAAQLAELAAQVDRGALEIFVGDQRPLPELASVHEQAAAGKLPAGKIVLIP